One Azospirillum lipoferum 4B DNA segment encodes these proteins:
- a CDS encoding methyl-accepting chemotaxis protein, which yields MTRSSLSIRAKLLMLVATASLACMAIAGAGLYLSYNRMYQDRVEALRFMVEAGHSMAARFENEVAAGRLTRDEAQARFKDAFLAIRYSGDEYLFAHTYDNVGFAHVNKALMGKDVSGIKDAAGVPVIPALIGIVRTKGEGTYAYDWPRTVGGSETAVKLAYVKGFEPWRIFIGTGVFIDDLWTEFLSQLWTLLSVIAGLALPAIVLLALVGHNISATIRSLADRMRAMADGDLTVTFPETRRGDELGDMSRATQVFKENALAKQRLESEQAEQARRAEADKQRAIAELADRFEQAVGGVIHAVVEQAAGMESRASAVTQAADQTGRLASDVAVTTEQTSANVQTVAAATEELTSSIGEISRQVGQSSEIAREAVGIAERANGKVDGLAQAVQRIGAVVELINSIASQTNLLALNATIEAARAGDAGKGFAVVAQEVKALATQTAKATEDIAVQVADIQSMTGDAVGELQEVVRVIGHINEVATSIASAVEEQGAATREISRNIQQAAQGTQTVSDSIGGVNQAASQSGKVAYEVLTSVRQLSSHTDSLSHEVDRFLTQVRAG from the coding sequence GCCGGACACAGCATGGCGGCCCGGTTCGAAAACGAGGTCGCGGCCGGACGCCTGACCCGCGACGAGGCACAGGCCCGCTTCAAGGATGCCTTCCTCGCCATCCGCTACAGCGGGGACGAGTATCTGTTCGCCCACACCTACGACAATGTCGGCTTCGCCCATGTCAACAAGGCATTGATGGGCAAGGATGTCTCCGGCATCAAGGACGCGGCCGGGGTGCCGGTCATCCCGGCGCTGATCGGCATCGTCAGGACCAAGGGCGAAGGCACCTACGCCTATGATTGGCCGCGCACGGTCGGCGGCAGCGAAACAGCGGTGAAGCTCGCCTATGTGAAGGGGTTCGAGCCCTGGCGGATCTTCATCGGCACCGGCGTCTTCATCGACGATCTGTGGACCGAGTTCCTGTCGCAGCTCTGGACCCTGCTCAGCGTCATCGCGGGCCTCGCCCTGCCGGCCATCGTCCTGCTGGCGCTGGTCGGGCACAACATCAGCGCCACCATCCGCTCGCTGGCCGACCGCATGCGGGCAATGGCCGATGGCGACCTGACTGTCACCTTCCCCGAAACCCGCCGCGGCGACGAGCTTGGCGACATGAGCCGCGCCACGCAGGTGTTCAAGGAGAACGCGCTGGCCAAGCAGCGGCTCGAGTCCGAACAGGCCGAACAGGCCCGCCGGGCCGAGGCGGACAAGCAGCGCGCCATCGCCGAACTGGCCGACCGCTTCGAACAGGCGGTGGGCGGCGTCATCCATGCGGTGGTCGAGCAGGCCGCCGGAATGGAAAGCCGCGCCAGCGCGGTGACCCAGGCGGCGGACCAGACCGGCCGGCTCGCCAGCGACGTCGCCGTGACGACGGAACAGACCTCCGCCAATGTCCAGACCGTTGCCGCCGCGACGGAGGAGCTGACGAGCTCCATCGGCGAGATCAGCCGGCAGGTCGGCCAGTCCTCGGAGATCGCCCGCGAGGCGGTCGGCATCGCCGAACGCGCCAACGGCAAGGTCGACGGGCTGGCGCAGGCCGTGCAACGGATCGGCGCGGTGGTGGAACTGATCAACTCCATCGCCAGCCAGACCAACCTGCTGGCGCTCAACGCCACCATCGAGGCCGCCCGCGCCGGGGATGCCGGCAAGGGCTTCGCCGTCGTGGCGCAGGAGGTCAAGGCGCTCGCCACCCAGACGGCGAAGGCGACAGAGGACATCGCGGTCCAGGTGGCCGACATCCAGTCGATGACCGGCGATGCGGTGGGAGAGTTGCAGGAGGTGGTCAGGGTCATCGGCCACATCAACGAGGTCGCCACCTCCATCGCGTCGGCCGTCGAGGAGCAGGGGGCCGCGACCCGCGAAATCAGCCGCAACATCCAGCAGGCCGCCCAGGGCACGCAGACCGTTTCCGACAGCATCGGCGGTGTCAACCAGGCCGCCAGCCAGAGCGGCAAGGTCGCATACGAAGTCCTGACCTCCGTCCGCCAGCTGTCCAGCCACACCGATTCGCTGAGCCACGAGGTGGACCGTTTCCTCACCCAGGTCCGCGCCGGATGA